The following are encoded together in the Microtus pennsylvanicus isolate mMicPen1 chromosome 8, mMicPen1.hap1, whole genome shotgun sequence genome:
- the Wiz gene encoding protein Wiz isoform X16, whose amino-acid sequence MAASTAQCRVTKAESKAAAGPRAGAARERATTGAPSPSPPSPGPVVLPAPPPPPPPPPPPPPSRDGPKAEPEQGPGPAPAPAPGLCSEENTMVAMDLGSPLLPKKSLPVSGTLEQVASRLSSKVAAEVPHGSKQELPDLKAQSLTTCEVCGACFETRKGLSSHARSHLRQLGVAESESSGAPIDLLYELVKQKGLSDAPLGLPPSLTKKSNSPKELVAGAARPGLLTLAKPMDAPPVNKAIKSPPSFSAKGLAHPSSSPLLKKAPLTLAGSPTPKNPEDKSPQLSLSPRPTSPKTQWPQSEDEGPLNLTLDSDGGRELDCQLCGAWFETRKGLSSHARAHLRHLGVSDPDAKGSPIDVLHGLIRRDGFQIRLPPGRGALAQLGHPPSASTALSLLPPPPPAKKAKLKASGMAIPWGKQDLSAAGIFWASDVEPSPLNLSSGPEPTRDIRCEFCGEFFENRKGLSSHARSHLRQMGVTEWYVNGSPIDTLREILKRRTQSRPGGHLHPPGPSPKALAKVVGSGGPGSSLEARSPSDLHISPLAKKLPPPPGSPLGHSPTASPPPTARKMFSGLATPSLPKKLKPEQMRVEIKREMLPGALHGEPHPSEGPWGTPREDMAPLNLSSRAEPVRDIRCEFCGEFFENRKGLSSHARSHLRQMGVTEWSVNGSPIDTLREILKKKSKLCLIKKEPPAGDLAPALAEDGSPTAAPGAMHSPLPLSPLASRPGKPGAGPAQVPRELSLSPITGAKPSTTSFLGPVATKRPLQEDRFLPAEVKAKTYIQTELPFKAKTLHEKTSHSSTEACCELCGLYFENRKALASHARAHLRQFGVTEWCVNGSPIETLSEWIKHRPQKAGAYRSYIQGGRPFTKKFRSAGHGRDSDKRPPLGLAPGGLSLIGRSAGGEPGPEAGRAADSGERPLATSPPGTVKSEEHQRQNINKFERRQARPPDASAARGGEDANDLQQKLEEVRQPPPRVRPVPSLVPRPPQTSLVKFVGNIYTLKCRFCEVEFQGPLSIQEEWVRHLQRHILEMNFSKADPLPEEPQAPQAQTAAVEAP is encoded by the exons CGCGCGGGGGCTGCCCGGGAGCGCGCGACCACGGGGGCGCCCTCGCCAAGTCCCCCGAGTCCAGGCCCGGTGGTTCTCCCGGCgccgccgcccccgcccccgcctccgCCGCCACCTCCGCCTTCGCGGGACGGGCCCAAGGCCGAGCCGGAGCAGGGTCCCGGGCCCGCGCCCGCGCCCGCGCCGG GCCTTTGTTCTGAGGAAAACACAATGGTGGCCATGGACTTGGGGTCTCCCTTACTCCCAAAGAAGAGCTTGCCTGTCTCTGGGACCCTGGAGCAGGTGGCCAGTCGGCTGAGCAGCAAAGTGGCTGCAGAGGTTCCTCATGGCAGCAAACAGGAGCTGCCAGACCTCAAGG CCCAGAGCCTGACCACCTGTGAGGTCTGCGGTGCCTGCTTTGAGACACGAAAGGGCCTGTCCAGCCATGCACGTTCACATCTGCGGCAGCTGGGGGTCGCAGAGTCAGAAAGCAGTGGTGCTCCCATCGACCTTCTCTACGAGCTGGTGAAGCAGAAGGGCCTGTCTGATGCTCCCCTGGGGCTGCCCCCTAGCCTGACCAAGAAGTCCAACTCACCAAAGGAGTTGGTTGCTGGGGCTGCCAGGCCTGGCCTGCTCACCCTGGCCAAACCTATGGATGCCCCTCCTGTCAACAAAGCCATCAAGTCACCTCCTAGCTTCTCAGCCAAGGGCTTGGCCCACCCATCCAGCTCTCCACTCCTCAAGAAGGCCCCACTCACTCTGGCAGGATCTCCTACACCCAAGAATCCTGAAGACAAGAGCCCCCAGCTATCCCTGAGTCCCCGGCCGACCTCCCCAAAGACACAATGGCCCCAGTCTGAGGATGAGGGGCCTCTGAATCTCA CTTTAGATAGTGACGGGGGCAGAGAGCTGGACTGCCAGCTGTGTGGTGCCTGGTTTGAGACCCGCAAGGGCCTGTCCAGCCACGCCCGTGCCCACCTGCGCCACCTGGGCGTCAGCGACCCGGATGCCAAGGGATCCCCCATAGACGTGCTCCACGGGCTCATCAGGAGGGACGGCTTCCAGATCCGCCTCCCACCCGGGCGGGGAGCTCTGGCCCAGCTGGGGcatcctccttctgcctccacggCCCTCTCCTTGCTCCCTCCCCCACCGCCGGCCAAGAAGGCCAAGCTGAAGGCCTCGGGTATGGCCATCCCCTGGGGGAAGCAGGATCTCTCGGCCGCCGGCATTTTCTGGGCCTCTGATGTGGAGCCATCTCCTCTCAACCTCT CTTCAGGTCCAGAGCCAACAAGAGACATCCGTTGCGAGTTCTGTGGTGAGTTCTTTGAGAACCGAAAGGGCCTTTCCAGCCACGCGCGCTCCCACCTCCGCCAGATGGGTGTGACTGAGTGGTATGTGAATGGCTCACCCATTGACACTCTGCGGGAGATCCTGAAGAGACGGACCCAATCCAGGCCAGGTGGACACCTCCACCCACCAGGGCCTAGCCCAAAAGCCCTAGCCAAGGTGGTGGGTAGCGGAGGCCCTGGCAGCTCACTAGAAGCCCGCAGTCCCTCAGATCTTCACATTTCACCCCTGGCCAAGAAGTTGCCACCGCCACCGGGCAGTCCCCTGGGCCACTCACCaactgcttctcctcctcccacgGCCCGGAAGATGTTCTCAGGCCTTGCTACTCCTTCCTTGCCCAAGAAACTGAAACCTGAACAAATGAGAGTGGAGATCAAGCGGGAGATGTTGCCAGGGGCCCTGCATGGGGAGCCACACCCTTCTGAGGGTCCCTGGGGCACGCCTCGAGAAGATATGGCACCTTTGAACCTGT CATCCAGGGCAGAGCCAGTACGTGACATCCGTTGCGAGTTCTGTGGTGAGTTCTTCGAGAACCGCAAGGGCCTTTCCAGCCACGCTCGCTCCCACCTGCGCCAGATGGGTGTGACTGAGTGGTCTGTCAATGGCTCACCCATTGACACTCTGCGGGAGATCCTGAAGAAGAAGTCCAAGCTGTGCCTCATCAAGAAAGAGCCTCCAGCTGGAGACCTGGCTCCTGCTCTGGCTGAGGATGGCTCCCCGACAGCAGCTCCTGGGGCTATGCATTCCCCACTGCCTCTGTCACCCCTGGCTAGCCGGCCTGGAAAACCAGGAGCTGGGCCTGCCCAGGTTCCCCGGGAGCTCAGCCTGTCGCCCATCACGGGAGCTAAGCCTTCTACCACCAGCTTCCTGGGCCCAGTGGCAACCAAACGGCCCCTACAGGAGGACCGCTTCCTCCCAGCAGAGGTCAAGGCCAAGACCTACATCCAGACTGAACTGCCCTTCAAGGCAAAGACTCTCCATGAGAAGACCTCCCACTCCT CCACCGAGGCCTGCTGTGAGCTCTGTGGCCTTTACTTTGAAAACCGCAAAGCCCTAGCCAGCCATGCGAGGGCACACCTTCGGCAGTTCGGTGTGACAGAGTGGTGTGTCAACGGCTCTCCCATCGAGACGCTGAGTGAGTGGATCAAACACCGGCCCCAGAAAGCGGGTGCCTACCGAAGCTACATCCAGGGTGGCCGCCCCTTTACCAAGAAGTTCCGCAGTGCTGGCCATGGCCGTGACAGTGACAAACGGCCACCCCTGGGGCTGGCACCTGGGGGCCTGTCCCTGATTGGCCGAAGTGCTGGGGGGGAACCGGGGCCTGAGGCTGGCAGGGCAGCTGACAGTGGTGAACGGCCTCTGGCAACCAGCCCACCCGGGACCGTGAAGTCAGAGGAACACCAACGGCAAAATATCAACA AATTTGAACGTAGACAAGCCCGCCCACCAGATGCCTCTGCAGCTCGGGGTGGTGAGGATGCCAATGACCTGCAACAGAAGCTGGAAGAGGTGCGGCAACCCCCACCCCGGGTCCGGCCAGTCCCCTCCCTGGTGCCTCGCCCCCCCCAGACATCACTGGTCAAGTTTGTGGGCAACATCTATACCCTCAAGTGCAG gTTCTGTGAAGTGGAATTCCAGGGCCCACTCTCCATCCAGGAAGAGTGGGTGCGGCATTTACAGCGGCACATCCTGGAGATGAACTTCTCCAAAGCAGACCCTCTGCCTGAGGAGCCCCAGGCCCCACAGGCACAGACAGCAGCTGTAGAGGCGCCCTAA
- the Wiz gene encoding protein Wiz isoform X21, with translation MAASTAQCRVTKAESKAAAGPRAGAARERATTGAPSPSPPSPGPVVLPAPPPPPPPPPPPPPSRDGPKAEPEQGPGPAPAPAPGLCSEENTMVAMDLGSPLLPKKSLPVSGTLEQVASRLSSKVAAEVPHGSKQELPDLKAQSLTTCEVCGACFETRKGLSSHARSHLRQLGVAESESSGAPIDLLYELVKQKGLSDAPLGLPPSLTKKSNSPKELVAGAARPGLLTLAKPMDAPPVNKAIKSPPSFSAKGLAHPSSSPLLKKAPLTLAGSPTPKNPEDKSPQLSLSPRPTSPKTQWPQSEDEGPLNLTSGPEPTRDIRCEFCGEFFENRKGLSSHARSHLRQMGVTEWYVNGSPIDTLREILKRRTQSRPGGHLHPPGPSPKALAKVVGSGGPGSSLEARSPSDLHISPLAKKLPPPPGSPLGHSPTASPPPTARKMFSGLATPSLPKKLKPEQMRVEIKREMLPGALHGEPHPSEGPWGTPREDMAPLNLSSRAEPVRDIRCEFCGEFFENRKGLSSHARSHLRQMGVTEWSVNGSPIDTLREILKKKSKLCLIKKEPPAGDLAPALAEDGSPTAAPGAMHSPLPLSPLASRPGKPGAGPAQVPRELSLSPITGAKPSTTSFLGPVATKRPLQEDRFLPAEVKAKTYIQTELPFKAKTLHEKTSHSSTEACCELCGLYFENRKALASHARAHLRQFGVTEWCVNGSPIETLSEWIKHRPQKAGAYRSYIQGGRPFTKKFRSAGHGRDSDKRPPLGLAPGGLSLIGRSAGGEPGPEAGRAADSGERPLATSPPGTVKSEEHQRQNINKFERRQARPPDASAARGGEDANDLQQKLEEVRQPPPRVRPVPSLVPRPPQTSLVKFVGNIYTLKCRFCEVEFQGPLSIQEEWVRHLQRHILEMNFSKADPLPEEPQAPQAQTAAVEAP, from the exons CGCGCGGGGGCTGCCCGGGAGCGCGCGACCACGGGGGCGCCCTCGCCAAGTCCCCCGAGTCCAGGCCCGGTGGTTCTCCCGGCgccgccgcccccgcccccgcctccgCCGCCACCTCCGCCTTCGCGGGACGGGCCCAAGGCCGAGCCGGAGCAGGGTCCCGGGCCCGCGCCCGCGCCCGCGCCGG GCCTTTGTTCTGAGGAAAACACAATGGTGGCCATGGACTTGGGGTCTCCCTTACTCCCAAAGAAGAGCTTGCCTGTCTCTGGGACCCTGGAGCAGGTGGCCAGTCGGCTGAGCAGCAAAGTGGCTGCAGAGGTTCCTCATGGCAGCAAACAGGAGCTGCCAGACCTCAAGG CCCAGAGCCTGACCACCTGTGAGGTCTGCGGTGCCTGCTTTGAGACACGAAAGGGCCTGTCCAGCCATGCACGTTCACATCTGCGGCAGCTGGGGGTCGCAGAGTCAGAAAGCAGTGGTGCTCCCATCGACCTTCTCTACGAGCTGGTGAAGCAGAAGGGCCTGTCTGATGCTCCCCTGGGGCTGCCCCCTAGCCTGACCAAGAAGTCCAACTCACCAAAGGAGTTGGTTGCTGGGGCTGCCAGGCCTGGCCTGCTCACCCTGGCCAAACCTATGGATGCCCCTCCTGTCAACAAAGCCATCAAGTCACCTCCTAGCTTCTCAGCCAAGGGCTTGGCCCACCCATCCAGCTCTCCACTCCTCAAGAAGGCCCCACTCACTCTGGCAGGATCTCCTACACCCAAGAATCCTGAAGACAAGAGCCCCCAGCTATCCCTGAGTCCCCGGCCGACCTCCCCAAAGACACAATGGCCCCAGTCTGAGGATGAGGGGCCTCTGAATCTCA CTTCAGGTCCAGAGCCAACAAGAGACATCCGTTGCGAGTTCTGTGGTGAGTTCTTTGAGAACCGAAAGGGCCTTTCCAGCCACGCGCGCTCCCACCTCCGCCAGATGGGTGTGACTGAGTGGTATGTGAATGGCTCACCCATTGACACTCTGCGGGAGATCCTGAAGAGACGGACCCAATCCAGGCCAGGTGGACACCTCCACCCACCAGGGCCTAGCCCAAAAGCCCTAGCCAAGGTGGTGGGTAGCGGAGGCCCTGGCAGCTCACTAGAAGCCCGCAGTCCCTCAGATCTTCACATTTCACCCCTGGCCAAGAAGTTGCCACCGCCACCGGGCAGTCCCCTGGGCCACTCACCaactgcttctcctcctcccacgGCCCGGAAGATGTTCTCAGGCCTTGCTACTCCTTCCTTGCCCAAGAAACTGAAACCTGAACAAATGAGAGTGGAGATCAAGCGGGAGATGTTGCCAGGGGCCCTGCATGGGGAGCCACACCCTTCTGAGGGTCCCTGGGGCACGCCTCGAGAAGATATGGCACCTTTGAACCTGT CATCCAGGGCAGAGCCAGTACGTGACATCCGTTGCGAGTTCTGTGGTGAGTTCTTCGAGAACCGCAAGGGCCTTTCCAGCCACGCTCGCTCCCACCTGCGCCAGATGGGTGTGACTGAGTGGTCTGTCAATGGCTCACCCATTGACACTCTGCGGGAGATCCTGAAGAAGAAGTCCAAGCTGTGCCTCATCAAGAAAGAGCCTCCAGCTGGAGACCTGGCTCCTGCTCTGGCTGAGGATGGCTCCCCGACAGCAGCTCCTGGGGCTATGCATTCCCCACTGCCTCTGTCACCCCTGGCTAGCCGGCCTGGAAAACCAGGAGCTGGGCCTGCCCAGGTTCCCCGGGAGCTCAGCCTGTCGCCCATCACGGGAGCTAAGCCTTCTACCACCAGCTTCCTGGGCCCAGTGGCAACCAAACGGCCCCTACAGGAGGACCGCTTCCTCCCAGCAGAGGTCAAGGCCAAGACCTACATCCAGACTGAACTGCCCTTCAAGGCAAAGACTCTCCATGAGAAGACCTCCCACTCCT CCACCGAGGCCTGCTGTGAGCTCTGTGGCCTTTACTTTGAAAACCGCAAAGCCCTAGCCAGCCATGCGAGGGCACACCTTCGGCAGTTCGGTGTGACAGAGTGGTGTGTCAACGGCTCTCCCATCGAGACGCTGAGTGAGTGGATCAAACACCGGCCCCAGAAAGCGGGTGCCTACCGAAGCTACATCCAGGGTGGCCGCCCCTTTACCAAGAAGTTCCGCAGTGCTGGCCATGGCCGTGACAGTGACAAACGGCCACCCCTGGGGCTGGCACCTGGGGGCCTGTCCCTGATTGGCCGAAGTGCTGGGGGGGAACCGGGGCCTGAGGCTGGCAGGGCAGCTGACAGTGGTGAACGGCCTCTGGCAACCAGCCCACCCGGGACCGTGAAGTCAGAGGAACACCAACGGCAAAATATCAACA AATTTGAACGTAGACAAGCCCGCCCACCAGATGCCTCTGCAGCTCGGGGTGGTGAGGATGCCAATGACCTGCAACAGAAGCTGGAAGAGGTGCGGCAACCCCCACCCCGGGTCCGGCCAGTCCCCTCCCTGGTGCCTCGCCCCCCCCAGACATCACTGGTCAAGTTTGTGGGCAACATCTATACCCTCAAGTGCAG gTTCTGTGAAGTGGAATTCCAGGGCCCACTCTCCATCCAGGAAGAGTGGGTGCGGCATTTACAGCGGCACATCCTGGAGATGAACTTCTCCAAAGCAGACCCTCTGCCTGAGGAGCCCCAGGCCCCACAGGCACAGACAGCAGCTGTAGAGGCGCCCTAA
- the Wiz gene encoding protein Wiz isoform X14, with protein MRCDFCGAGFDTRAGLSSHARAHLRDFGITNWELTISPINILQELLATSAAELPPSPLGREPPGSFLTSRRPRLPLTMPFPPTWAEDPGPIYGDGLCSEENTMVAMDLGSPLLPKKSLPVSGTLEQVASRLSSKVAAEVPHGSKQELPDLKAQSLTTCEVCGACFETRKGLSSHARSHLRQLGVAESESSGAPIDLLYELVKQKGLSDAPLGLPPSLTKKSNSPKELVAGAARPGLLTLAKPMDAPPVNKAIKSPPSFSAKGLAHPSSSPLLKKAPLTLAGSPTPKNPEDKSPQLSLSPRPTSPKTQWPQSEDEGPLNLTLDSDGGRELDCQLCGAWFETRKGLSSHARAHLRHLGVSDPDAKGSPIDVLHGLIRRDGFQIRLPPGRGALAQLGHPPSASTALSLLPPPPPAKKAKLKASGMAIPWGKQDLSAAGIFWASDVEPSPLNLSSGPEPTRDIRCEFCGEFFENRKGLSSHARSHLRQMGVTEWYVNGSPIDTLREILKRRTQSRPGGHLHPPGPSPKALAKVVGSGGPGSSLEARSPSDLHISPLAKKLPPPPGSPLGHSPTASPPPTARKMFSGLATPSLPKKLKPEQMRVEIKREMLPGALHGEPHPSEGPWGTPREDMAPLNLSSRAEPVRDIRCEFCGEFFENRKGLSSHARSHLRQMGVTEWSVNGSPIDTLREILKKKSKLCLIKKEPPAGDLAPALAEDGSPTAAPGAMHSPLPLSPLASRPGKPGAGPAQVPRELSLSPITGAKPSTTSFLGPVATKRPLQEDRFLPAEVKAKTYIQTELPFKAKTLHEKTSHSSTEACCELCGLYFENRKALASHARAHLRQFGVTEWCVNGSPIETLSEWIKHRPQKAGAYRSYIQGGRPFTKKFRSAGHGRDSDKRPPLGLAPGGLSLIGRSAGGEPGPEAGRAADSGERPLATSPPGTVKSEEHQRQNINKFERRQARPPDASAARGGEDANDLQQKLEEVRQPPPRVRPVPSLVPRPPQTSLVKFVGNIYTLKCRFCEVEFQGPLSIQEEWVRHLQRHILEMNFSKADPLPEEPQAPQAQTAAVEAP; from the exons GCCTTTGTTCTGAGGAAAACACAATGGTGGCCATGGACTTGGGGTCTCCCTTACTCCCAAAGAAGAGCTTGCCTGTCTCTGGGACCCTGGAGCAGGTGGCCAGTCGGCTGAGCAGCAAAGTGGCTGCAGAGGTTCCTCATGGCAGCAAACAGGAGCTGCCAGACCTCAAGG CCCAGAGCCTGACCACCTGTGAGGTCTGCGGTGCCTGCTTTGAGACACGAAAGGGCCTGTCCAGCCATGCACGTTCACATCTGCGGCAGCTGGGGGTCGCAGAGTCAGAAAGCAGTGGTGCTCCCATCGACCTTCTCTACGAGCTGGTGAAGCAGAAGGGCCTGTCTGATGCTCCCCTGGGGCTGCCCCCTAGCCTGACCAAGAAGTCCAACTCACCAAAGGAGTTGGTTGCTGGGGCTGCCAGGCCTGGCCTGCTCACCCTGGCCAAACCTATGGATGCCCCTCCTGTCAACAAAGCCATCAAGTCACCTCCTAGCTTCTCAGCCAAGGGCTTGGCCCACCCATCCAGCTCTCCACTCCTCAAGAAGGCCCCACTCACTCTGGCAGGATCTCCTACACCCAAGAATCCTGAAGACAAGAGCCCCCAGCTATCCCTGAGTCCCCGGCCGACCTCCCCAAAGACACAATGGCCCCAGTCTGAGGATGAGGGGCCTCTGAATCTCA CTTTAGATAGTGACGGGGGCAGAGAGCTGGACTGCCAGCTGTGTGGTGCCTGGTTTGAGACCCGCAAGGGCCTGTCCAGCCACGCCCGTGCCCACCTGCGCCACCTGGGCGTCAGCGACCCGGATGCCAAGGGATCCCCCATAGACGTGCTCCACGGGCTCATCAGGAGGGACGGCTTCCAGATCCGCCTCCCACCCGGGCGGGGAGCTCTGGCCCAGCTGGGGcatcctccttctgcctccacggCCCTCTCCTTGCTCCCTCCCCCACCGCCGGCCAAGAAGGCCAAGCTGAAGGCCTCGGGTATGGCCATCCCCTGGGGGAAGCAGGATCTCTCGGCCGCCGGCATTTTCTGGGCCTCTGATGTGGAGCCATCTCCTCTCAACCTCT CTTCAGGTCCAGAGCCAACAAGAGACATCCGTTGCGAGTTCTGTGGTGAGTTCTTTGAGAACCGAAAGGGCCTTTCCAGCCACGCGCGCTCCCACCTCCGCCAGATGGGTGTGACTGAGTGGTATGTGAATGGCTCACCCATTGACACTCTGCGGGAGATCCTGAAGAGACGGACCCAATCCAGGCCAGGTGGACACCTCCACCCACCAGGGCCTAGCCCAAAAGCCCTAGCCAAGGTGGTGGGTAGCGGAGGCCCTGGCAGCTCACTAGAAGCCCGCAGTCCCTCAGATCTTCACATTTCACCCCTGGCCAAGAAGTTGCCACCGCCACCGGGCAGTCCCCTGGGCCACTCACCaactgcttctcctcctcccacgGCCCGGAAGATGTTCTCAGGCCTTGCTACTCCTTCCTTGCCCAAGAAACTGAAACCTGAACAAATGAGAGTGGAGATCAAGCGGGAGATGTTGCCAGGGGCCCTGCATGGGGAGCCACACCCTTCTGAGGGTCCCTGGGGCACGCCTCGAGAAGATATGGCACCTTTGAACCTGT CATCCAGGGCAGAGCCAGTACGTGACATCCGTTGCGAGTTCTGTGGTGAGTTCTTCGAGAACCGCAAGGGCCTTTCCAGCCACGCTCGCTCCCACCTGCGCCAGATGGGTGTGACTGAGTGGTCTGTCAATGGCTCACCCATTGACACTCTGCGGGAGATCCTGAAGAAGAAGTCCAAGCTGTGCCTCATCAAGAAAGAGCCTCCAGCTGGAGACCTGGCTCCTGCTCTGGCTGAGGATGGCTCCCCGACAGCAGCTCCTGGGGCTATGCATTCCCCACTGCCTCTGTCACCCCTGGCTAGCCGGCCTGGAAAACCAGGAGCTGGGCCTGCCCAGGTTCCCCGGGAGCTCAGCCTGTCGCCCATCACGGGAGCTAAGCCTTCTACCACCAGCTTCCTGGGCCCAGTGGCAACCAAACGGCCCCTACAGGAGGACCGCTTCCTCCCAGCAGAGGTCAAGGCCAAGACCTACATCCAGACTGAACTGCCCTTCAAGGCAAAGACTCTCCATGAGAAGACCTCCCACTCCT CCACCGAGGCCTGCTGTGAGCTCTGTGGCCTTTACTTTGAAAACCGCAAAGCCCTAGCCAGCCATGCGAGGGCACACCTTCGGCAGTTCGGTGTGACAGAGTGGTGTGTCAACGGCTCTCCCATCGAGACGCTGAGTGAGTGGATCAAACACCGGCCCCAGAAAGCGGGTGCCTACCGAAGCTACATCCAGGGTGGCCGCCCCTTTACCAAGAAGTTCCGCAGTGCTGGCCATGGCCGTGACAGTGACAAACGGCCACCCCTGGGGCTGGCACCTGGGGGCCTGTCCCTGATTGGCCGAAGTGCTGGGGGGGAACCGGGGCCTGAGGCTGGCAGGGCAGCTGACAGTGGTGAACGGCCTCTGGCAACCAGCCCACCCGGGACCGTGAAGTCAGAGGAACACCAACGGCAAAATATCAACA AATTTGAACGTAGACAAGCCCGCCCACCAGATGCCTCTGCAGCTCGGGGTGGTGAGGATGCCAATGACCTGCAACAGAAGCTGGAAGAGGTGCGGCAACCCCCACCCCGGGTCCGGCCAGTCCCCTCCCTGGTGCCTCGCCCCCCCCAGACATCACTGGTCAAGTTTGTGGGCAACATCTATACCCTCAAGTGCAG gTTCTGTGAAGTGGAATTCCAGGGCCCACTCTCCATCCAGGAAGAGTGGGTGCGGCATTTACAGCGGCACATCCTGGAGATGAACTTCTCCAAAGCAGACCCTCTGCCTGAGGAGCCCCAGGCCCCACAGGCACAGACAGCAGCTGTAGAGGCGCCCTAA